In Paenibacillus guangzhouensis, a single window of DNA contains:
- a CDS encoding MDR family MFS transporter, with amino-acid sequence MNRIHNNIGVIIAGLLLAILMASMDNTIVATAMGTIVGQMGGLDKFVWVTSAYMVAEMAGMPIFGKLSDMYGRKRFFIFGIIVFMFGSALCGTAESIIQLSLYRAVQGIGAGAMVSIAFTIMFDIVPPENRGKMTGMFGALFGLSSVVAPMLGGFITDHLQWEWIFYINLPLGFVAFLLVLIFYKESAVHSKQSIDFLGASLLIGAVICLMLGLELGGKEFAWSSPQITSLFAGFLVFATLLVFVERRAAEPIISFRMFQNRLYTTSNMIAVFSGAAYMSAAMFIPIYIQGVLGGTASSSGLVLLPMMIGSVVTATVGGFLMAKLPYRTIMIPPLFILIAGLALLAGLSMDSPRILITAYMVLVGLGVGASFSVLSSSAIHSFPATQRGAASSTLNFNRSLGMTLGITIFGIIQSHLLTSKLTQTFASQGAQQVPADFNYSDPYILLNPALSKTFDVSTLSSIKMGLTNSIISTFAWSLVPAILALVAAFFMSREKLDPTAQEDGYAASH; translated from the coding sequence ATGAATAGGATACACAACAACATTGGGGTTATTATCGCGGGACTCTTGCTCGCAATCCTCATGGCCTCCATGGATAATACGATCGTCGCAACCGCCATGGGCACCATCGTCGGTCAAATGGGTGGATTGGACAAATTCGTCTGGGTCACATCCGCTTATATGGTTGCAGAGATGGCAGGCATGCCGATCTTCGGCAAGCTCTCCGATATGTACGGACGCAAACGCTTCTTTATTTTCGGGATCATTGTATTCATGTTCGGATCCGCCTTATGCGGCACCGCTGAATCGATTATCCAGCTTAGTCTGTACCGCGCAGTCCAAGGCATTGGCGCAGGCGCGATGGTGTCGATCGCCTTCACGATCATGTTCGATATCGTTCCCCCAGAGAATCGTGGCAAAATGACAGGCATGTTCGGCGCACTATTCGGCCTTTCGAGCGTCGTCGCTCCAATGCTCGGTGGATTTATTACAGATCACTTGCAATGGGAATGGATTTTCTATATTAATCTGCCGCTTGGGTTCGTCGCATTCCTTCTGGTCTTGATCTTCTACAAAGAATCTGCAGTTCATTCCAAGCAGAGCATCGATTTTCTTGGTGCATCCCTGCTCATTGGCGCTGTCATCTGCCTCATGTTAGGGCTTGAGCTTGGCGGCAAAGAATTCGCTTGGAGCTCTCCGCAGATCACTAGTTTGTTCGCAGGGTTCTTGGTGTTCGCCACATTACTTGTATTCGTCGAACGCAGAGCTGCCGAACCGATCATTTCCTTCCGCATGTTCCAGAATCGACTCTATACGACCAGTAACATGATTGCGGTATTCAGCGGCGCCGCGTACATGTCCGCAGCCATGTTCATCCCGATCTACATTCAAGGCGTTCTTGGCGGAACGGCATCAAGCTCAGGTCTCGTGCTGCTCCCGATGATGATCGGTTCCGTCGTCACGGCAACCGTCGGCGGATTCTTAATGGCGAAGCTGCCTTACCGGACGATTATGATTCCGCCGCTCTTCATCCTGATTGCGGGGCTGGCTCTTCTGGCAGGATTGTCGATGGATTCACCGCGTATCCTCATTACGGCATACATGGTTCTCGTCGGTCTTGGCGTCGGTGCGTCCTTCTCCGTGCTAAGCAGCTCGGCCATCCATTCGTTCCCAGCTACGCAACGCGGAGCGGCGAGTTCAACGCTGAATTTTAACCGTTCACTCGGCATGACGCTAGGCATCACGATTTTCGGGATCATTCAGAGCCATCTGCTCACGAGCAAGCTGACGCAAACTTTTGCAAGTCAAGGCGCACAGCAGGTACCGGCGGACTTCAATTACAGCGACCCTTATATCCTGCTGAACCCCGCTTTAAGCAAAACCTTCGATGTAAGCACGCTAAGCAGCATTAAAATGGGGTTAACGAACTCCATCATCTCCACCTTTGCATGGAGCCTGGTTCCCGCGATCCTGGCGCTGGTCGCCGCGTTCTTCATGAGCCGAGAGAAGCTGGATCCGACTGCACAGGAAGATGGGTATGCCGCGTCGCATTAA
- a CDS encoding GNAT family N-acetyltransferase — MYETFGPGDEVLQSIAFIQDEVPYTLIHSIVGGGDAVSYKSRDGQVVYAQTPGYRGWVWISKHMQGMEREERLRTLCAALGDVKVPGLAGDPDIVLAMASLYAAAHGVAYHPRMELQAYQCRVPKLPEGVMGVCQAATARDVLDVARFLVEFTLDAYGNTVDLASQMQDADRLIRSGNLYLWKVNGESVSMANIAGRTPRHARINAVCTPRAYRKQGYASALVAEVCRIILAEGLTPILYADGANPNSNRVYQQIGFEASGKIQEIDFIRE; from the coding sequence ATGTACGAGACATTCGGTCCGGGGGATGAGGTGCTGCAATCAATCGCTTTCATCCAAGATGAAGTACCCTATACACTGATACATAGCATTGTTGGTGGGGGAGATGCAGTCAGCTATAAGTCGCGTGACGGGCAAGTGGTCTATGCGCAGACCCCCGGTTATCGGGGCTGGGTCTGGATAAGTAAACACATGCAAGGCATGGAGCGTGAGGAGCGATTACGTACATTATGCGCCGCGCTAGGTGACGTCAAGGTACCGGGGCTGGCGGGCGATCCGGATATCGTGCTGGCGATGGCCTCACTGTACGCTGCTGCGCATGGCGTCGCTTATCATCCGCGCATGGAGCTGCAAGCTTATCAGTGCCGGGTTCCGAAGCTGCCTGAAGGGGTTATGGGCGTATGCCAAGCCGCGACGGCACGAGACGTATTAGACGTTGCGCGGTTCCTCGTGGAATTCACTCTCGATGCCTATGGAAATACGGTTGATCTCGCTTCGCAGATGCAGGACGCGGATCGGCTCATCCGATCAGGCAATTTGTATCTGTGGAAGGTGAATGGCGAGTCGGTATCGATGGCGAATATCGCAGGCCGTACGCCGCGGCATGCGCGAATCAATGCTGTCTGTACGCCGCGAGCGTATCGGAAGCAGGGTTATGCAAGTGCGCTTGTGGCGGAGGTATGCCGTATCATTCTGGCGGAAGGACTCACCCCGATTTTGTATGCTGATGGAGCTAACCCTAATTCTAATCGGGTCTATCAGCAGATTGGATTCGAAGCGAGCGGGAAGATTCAAGAGATCGATTTTATTAGGGAATAA
- a CDS encoding FadR/GntR family transcriptional regulator, which produces MKLQKATRVTLTEQIAAQLDQLIQSGAWPVGQRIPAEPELVEQLGVSRNTVREAVKALIHAGLLEARQGDGTYVCSKSDLGAALNRRFKKADLIEILEVRYALEQEAARLAAERRTEEDVVYLKQCLANYLDSRGKSHYIDVDMELHKAIVLATHNNVLIDLYDHMTDAVMATIHQSTHEEIEEQHVQVHTQLIHHIINQDADAAVTTLRHLLHISESVI; this is translated from the coding sequence TTGAAATTACAGAAAGCCACACGTGTCACCTTAACCGAACAAATCGCAGCGCAGCTGGATCAGCTGATTCAATCTGGCGCATGGCCTGTAGGGCAGCGAATTCCGGCCGAACCGGAATTGGTGGAACAGCTCGGTGTTAGCCGCAATACGGTGCGTGAAGCAGTCAAGGCGCTGATCCATGCGGGGTTGCTGGAAGCAAGGCAAGGAGACGGAACTTATGTCTGCTCGAAGAGCGACCTCGGCGCTGCATTGAATCGCCGGTTCAAGAAAGCCGATCTGATCGAGATTCTGGAGGTGCGGTACGCCCTTGAGCAAGAAGCAGCACGGCTTGCGGCTGAACGGCGAACAGAAGAAGACGTTGTCTATCTGAAGCAATGCTTAGCGAATTATTTAGATTCCCGCGGGAAATCGCATTATATCGATGTCGACATGGAGCTTCACAAAGCCATTGTTCTCGCGACGCACAATAACGTCCTCATCGATCTCTACGATCATATGACAGACGCGGTCATGGCGACGATTCATCAATCGACCCATGAGGAGATTGAAGAGCAGCATGTGCAGGTCCATACGCAGTTAATTCACCATATTATCAATCAGGACGCCGATGCGGCGGTGACAACCCTTCGTCATTTGCTACACATTTCCGAGAGTGTCATCTAG
- a CDS encoding CynX/NimT family MFS transporter: MSSRTRNLTLLFVCILLVAANLRAPITGLGPVVGLIREDTGLSGTVIGLLTTLTLIAFAVISPLVPGLARRFGMELTLIVSLVVLTVGVIVRSLPSAFALFFGTALLGLAIAVGNVLVPTMIKRDFPQKVGLMTGVYSSFMNLWAAVASGLAIPLAEGANLGWRGSLAVWGVLTVIALIAWLPQLRYRQAPQQGGQQAKGSRINLWRSGLAWYVTLFMGVQSFFFYVNITWLPEILHAQGMSTETAGWMMFLLQLVSLPASFLTPIIAARLKSQRVIALSVAAGFGIGYVLLLTGGLFLTVIGTSLIGIAGGAGFSLAVMFFALRTRTVLEAAEMSGMAQSVGYFIAAIGPMLFGLLHDLTQSWTVTYITLFVTVVILAVLGFGAGKNAYVVATSPSSTAEGSLRKKTS, encoded by the coding sequence ATGAGTTCACGCACAAGAAATTTGACCTTATTGTTTGTATGTATATTATTGGTTGCAGCGAATCTGAGAGCGCCGATTACGGGACTCGGTCCCGTTGTGGGACTGATTCGGGAAGATACGGGCCTGTCCGGCACGGTGATTGGCTTGCTTACGACGCTGACCTTGATCGCTTTTGCCGTTATCTCTCCGCTGGTTCCAGGCCTTGCGAGACGATTCGGTATGGAGCTCACGCTAATCGTCAGTCTCGTCGTGTTGACCGTTGGTGTTATTGTTCGTTCATTGCCTTCAGCCTTCGCTTTGTTCTTCGGAACGGCCTTGCTAGGCCTTGCGATTGCCGTCGGGAATGTGCTTGTCCCGACGATGATTAAACGCGACTTTCCTCAGAAGGTAGGGCTGATGACCGGGGTCTACTCTTCCTTCATGAATTTATGGGCAGCGGTCGCTTCAGGGCTTGCGATTCCGCTCGCCGAAGGCGCTAACCTGGGGTGGCGGGGATCGCTTGCCGTATGGGGCGTGCTGACGGTCATCGCGTTAATCGCTTGGTTGCCGCAGCTTCGTTACCGACAGGCGCCGCAACAAGGCGGCCAGCAAGCCAAGGGCTCGCGCATCAATCTATGGCGTTCCGGACTTGCATGGTACGTAACCTTATTCATGGGGGTTCAGTCATTTTTCTTCTACGTTAACATTACGTGGCTGCCTGAAATTCTGCACGCGCAAGGCATGAGCACAGAAACAGCGGGTTGGATGATGTTCTTATTGCAGCTCGTAAGTCTTCCAGCGTCCTTCTTGACGCCGATCATTGCAGCGCGGTTGAAGAGCCAACGGGTGATCGCGCTCTCCGTGGCTGCAGGATTCGGAATCGGATACGTGCTGTTGCTAACGGGAGGATTGTTCCTGACGGTGATCGGCACGAGCCTGATTGGGATTGCCGGCGGAGCGGGCTTCAGCTTGGCGGTTATGTTCTTCGCACTGCGCACACGTACGGTACTGGAAGCGGCAGAGATGTCAGGCATGGCTCAGTCGGTAGGATATTTCATTGCAGCGATTGGTCCAATGCTGTTCGGATTGCTTCATGATCTGACTCAGAGCTGGACGGTCACTTATATTACACTCTTCGTTACGGTGGTCATCCTCGCCGTCCTCGGTTTCGGAGCGGGCAAGAATGCATATGTTGTGGCAACATCGCCATCCAGCACAGCCGAAGGTTCGCTTCGGAAGAAGACATCGTAA
- a CDS encoding antibiotic biosynthesis monooxygenase — protein sequence MLVVTNTIRIKEGFGSKVAERFAGAKGVQTMPGFVRMEAWLGAGQEGEEELKICTVWENEEAFKNWTSSETFRESHRGAGDSKEYMLGASLNKYQMVVSHQA from the coding sequence ATGTTAGTCGTAACGAATACAATTCGGATCAAAGAAGGATTCGGCAGCAAAGTCGCAGAACGGTTCGCTGGGGCAAAAGGTGTTCAGACGATGCCGGGTTTTGTTCGAATGGAAGCGTGGCTCGGGGCCGGACAAGAGGGCGAAGAAGAACTGAAGATCTGTACGGTGTGGGAGAATGAAGAGGCGTTCAAGAACTGGACATCCAGCGAGACGTTCCGTGAGTCCCACCGCGGTGCTGGCGACAGCAAGGAATATATGCTCGGTGCTTCGCTGAACAAATACCAGATGGTAGTTAGTCATCAAGCGTAA
- a CDS encoding pentapeptide repeat-containing protein: MYQYVDEHFQEVNFSGRDLRFGELIRCTFERCKFQGTSLEEFTTAGCRFIECNFHGAQLNGSMHTDTAFENCSFNEANLFVSRFTNCKLVGSDFSKTNMDGITLERGDWSYTNLRYTRLAKQDLRDIRFVETDFYGANLEKANLRGCDLTRAHLAKANLQGADLRDANMNGVDFKSIEVKGARMDFTQAAQFLRAYGAKVD, encoded by the coding sequence ATGTATCAATATGTCGACGAACATTTTCAAGAGGTGAACTTTAGCGGGCGGGATCTCCGATTCGGCGAGCTCATTCGCTGCACCTTCGAACGCTGCAAATTCCAAGGCACCTCCCTAGAAGAATTCACGACGGCCGGCTGCCGGTTCATCGAGTGCAATTTCCACGGCGCGCAGCTCAATGGCTCCATGCATACCGACACGGCATTCGAGAATTGTAGCTTCAATGAGGCGAACCTCTTCGTGTCCAGATTCACGAACTGCAAGCTCGTCGGGTCCGACTTCTCCAAGACCAATATGGACGGCATTACACTGGAACGAGGCGACTGGTCCTACACCAACCTTCGATACACCCGGCTCGCGAAGCAGGATCTGCGCGATATCCGATTCGTCGAGACCGACTTCTATGGCGCGAACTTGGAGAAAGCGAATCTTCGCGGATGCGATCTGACGCGCGCGCATCTGGCCAAAGCCAATCTGCAAGGAGCCGATCTGCGCGATGCGAACATGAATGGCGTGGACTTCAAATCAATCGAGGTGAAGGGAGCACGCATGGACTTTACGCAGGCGGCTCAATTTCTGCGGGCCTACGGCGCCAAGGTGGATTAG
- a CDS encoding pentapeptide repeat-containing protein: MIKIDEPKIPAELTELPLIYTLRSKEEYHLGTFSDMVIEEQEASKVSFEKVHFKNVTVTASTLTQMELTDVIFESCDLSNVNLTEAFMHRVLFVNCKLMGTDFTETRFQNVRFKRCIGDYANFRQAKFKQTVFEDSSFKQADYWQSTLLKTELDHCHIDQAIFSGAKLEGIDLSSCEFNELIVEIEDLRGCIIAPKHASSFAGLLGLVIK, from the coding sequence ATGATAAAGATCGATGAACCTAAAATACCAGCAGAACTCACAGAACTGCCTCTGATCTATACCCTGCGCTCAAAAGAGGAATATCATCTTGGGACGTTCTCCGACATGGTCATCGAGGAGCAGGAGGCGTCCAAGGTCTCCTTCGAGAAGGTTCACTTCAAGAACGTCACAGTCACAGCGTCCACATTGACGCAGATGGAGCTGACCGATGTCATTTTCGAATCCTGCGACCTCTCTAACGTCAATCTGACCGAGGCCTTCATGCATCGCGTGTTATTCGTCAACTGCAAGCTAATGGGAACCGACTTCACCGAGACGCGATTCCAAAATGTGCGATTCAAGCGCTGTATCGGCGATTATGCGAATTTCCGCCAAGCGAAGTTCAAGCAGACTGTCTTCGAAGACAGCTCCTTCAAGCAAGCAGACTACTGGCAGTCCACCTTGCTCAAAACCGAATTGGACCACTGCCACATCGATCAGGCGATATTCTCCGGCGCCAAGCTGGAAGGCATCGATCTGAGCAGCTGTGAATTCAATGAATTGATTGTGGAGATTGAGGATTTAAGAGGATGCATCATTGCGCCGAAGCACGCTTCCTCTTTTGCTGGACTGCTCGGGCTAGTTATTAAATAA
- a CDS encoding lipoate--protein ligase family protein: MTTNPLDGLRNMLLLDRTNDLNEPDILYPFALDEILCRQTGRGGPAICHLWRHPSAFVLGLRDSRLPQVAEALAWLEAQGRSTAVRNTGGAAVPLDLGVVNISLILPKTAQTQRHFHNDFEQMYALIREALQATSAWVEKGEIHGAFCPGDFDLSIAGRKFCGIAQRRQSHAYIVQAFVITEGSGRERTQLTRGFYDLAAAGGDPAQLDYPLVQASSTASLQELTNIGHDASHVFTDAVKQVIRSLQTKEGMQMASSALSLPSIEDVHAMARTLSERYGIPTGTEEPYDKDR, encoded by the coding sequence ATGACAACCAACCCACTCGACGGATTAAGAAACATGCTGCTACTGGATCGGACGAATGATCTGAATGAACCGGACATTCTGTATCCTTTCGCATTGGATGAGATCCTCTGTCGGCAGACCGGACGCGGCGGCCCAGCGATCTGCCATCTGTGGCGACATCCGAGCGCCTTCGTACTTGGACTACGCGACAGCCGATTGCCGCAAGTAGCGGAAGCCTTAGCCTGGCTGGAAGCACAAGGCCGCTCGACTGCGGTACGCAATACCGGCGGCGCGGCTGTGCCTCTTGACCTTGGCGTCGTGAACATTTCGCTGATCTTGCCGAAGACGGCTCAGACGCAGCGCCATTTCCACAATGATTTCGAGCAGATGTACGCGCTCATTCGTGAAGCACTGCAAGCCACCAGCGCATGGGTGGAAAAAGGGGAAATCCACGGCGCTTTCTGCCCAGGGGATTTCGATCTTAGTATCGCCGGGCGCAAGTTCTGCGGCATTGCCCAGCGCAGACAATCACATGCTTACATCGTCCAGGCTTTCGTCATCACAGAAGGAAGCGGACGAGAACGTACGCAGCTCACACGCGGATTCTATGACCTGGCAGCGGCAGGAGGCGATCCCGCGCAGCTTGATTATCCTCTCGTGCAGGCGTCGAGCACCGCCAGTCTGCAAGAACTTACGAACATCGGCCACGATGCATCGCACGTATTCACTGATGCGGTGAAGCAAGTCATTCGCAGCCTTCAGACCAAAGAGGGCATGCAGATGGCTTCTTCCGCGTTATCGCTCCCTTCCATCGAAGACGTGCATGCGATGGCCAGAACACTAAGCGAACGGTACGGCATTCCTACAGGAACGGAGGAACCGTATGATAAAGATCGATGA
- a CDS encoding ABC transporter substrate-binding protein, with protein sequence MLPLERYAVLYDKYAMPIGKGAGVEVSLEQLAEVLYCTVRNVKLIIRRLEEEGWITWHAGRGRGNLSRITFQVDKDSLLLQLSQERAELGEYKQAFDMLYTYSDGTQTLSKFVDWLDAQCGYKTESWAGMSEADILRIPIHHRIQTLDPADLVYAFDSHMVRQLFDQLVTYHEEYQRFMPSIAHAWEHNEDASVWTFYLRKGVLFHDGNELTSEDIVFTLTRLKQCDKIQRWMLHTLEKVEAVGRYVVRVHLTKPHWLFLRILCSSSLSILPRDFGGLTEEEYWSLPIGTGPFRLREWNESQFVMEAYASYFQGRPHLDGVMLALVPREAAPRSKTNRWMELLYGQDSFHQEPDDAWTKVELLPRGCSLVVWNMRKQGPQRSIAFRRAMSAMIDRRKMLQEIGGYWVYPAHGFYPNEQTPHEGDPHDPDYARILLEESGYDGTPITLMTHDGHEHELRWIQQHCATYGVEVHIEIATAQSFRDLEVMHRVDGIMSCIVLAEDEVCLLEMYEQEGGYFKEFMLPEFQPWVRERLEQVLSTPDEAERRARLSAIERRVRDDGFMMFLLHNKVGTHSPPSVRGVGFNSLGWVNFKDVWVTKAI encoded by the coding sequence ATGCTACCTTTAGAGAGATACGCGGTATTATACGATAAATATGCGATGCCGATCGGGAAGGGTGCGGGGGTGGAGGTCTCCCTCGAACAATTGGCCGAGGTGCTCTACTGCACGGTTCGCAATGTGAAGCTGATTATCCGGAGACTTGAGGAAGAAGGCTGGATTACATGGCATGCGGGCAGGGGGCGCGGCAATCTGTCGCGGATAACCTTCCAAGTTGACAAGGACAGCCTGCTGCTGCAGCTTTCGCAAGAGCGCGCAGAGCTGGGCGAATACAAGCAGGCGTTCGATATGCTGTATACGTACAGCGATGGAACGCAGACGCTGAGCAAATTCGTCGACTGGCTCGATGCGCAGTGTGGGTACAAGACGGAATCGTGGGCAGGGATGTCGGAGGCCGACATCTTACGGATACCGATTCATCATCGTATTCAGACGCTGGATCCGGCTGATCTTGTCTACGCCTTTGACAGCCATATGGTACGTCAGTTGTTCGATCAACTCGTCACTTATCATGAAGAATATCAGCGATTCATGCCGTCGATCGCCCATGCTTGGGAACATAACGAGGATGCAAGCGTGTGGACCTTTTATTTGCGCAAAGGAGTGTTATTCCACGATGGGAACGAGCTTACATCGGAGGATATCGTCTTCACGCTAACGCGGCTGAAGCAATGCGACAAGATTCAGCGCTGGATGCTGCATACGCTAGAGAAGGTCGAGGCGGTCGGCCGGTATGTCGTGAGGGTGCATCTGACCAAACCGCATTGGTTGTTCCTACGGATCCTGTGCTCATCCTCCCTGTCGATTCTACCGCGCGATTTCGGCGGACTCACGGAAGAAGAGTATTGGTCTTTGCCGATCGGGACGGGGCCGTTCCGGCTGAGAGAATGGAATGAGAGCCAATTCGTGATGGAAGCGTACGCGAGTTATTTCCAGGGCCGCCCGCATTTGGATGGTGTGATGCTGGCCCTCGTCCCGAGAGAAGCAGCGCCGCGCTCGAAGACGAATCGATGGATGGAACTGCTATACGGCCAGGACTCGTTCCATCAAGAGCCAGACGATGCATGGACGAAGGTGGAATTGCTGCCTCGCGGCTGTAGCCTGGTCGTATGGAATATGCGCAAGCAGGGACCTCAGAGGTCCATTGCCTTCCGGCGGGCGATGAGCGCCATGATTGATCGGCGGAAGATGCTCCAAGAGATCGGGGGGTACTGGGTATACCCTGCGCATGGCTTCTATCCGAATGAGCAGACGCCACATGAGGGAGATCCGCATGATCCGGATTATGCTCGGATCCTGCTCGAGGAGTCTGGGTATGACGGCACACCGATTACGCTCATGACCCATGATGGACACGAGCATGAGCTGCGCTGGATCCAGCAACACTGCGCAACCTATGGTGTAGAGGTGCACATTGAGATTGCAACGGCGCAATCATTCCGCGACCTGGAGGTGATGCACCGGGTCGACGGCATCATGAGCTGCATCGTGCTGGCTGAGGATGAGGTCTGCTTACTTGAGATGTATGAGCAAGAAGGGGGCTACTTCAAGGAGTTCATGCTGCCGGAATTCCAGCCATGGGTGCGGGAGCGGCTGGAGCAAGTCTTGTCTACGCCGGATGAGGCGGAGCGACGGGCTCGGCTATCCGCGATCGAGCGCCGTGTCCGGGATGATGGATTTATGATGTTCCTGCTGCATAACAAAGTGGGAACCCATTCTCCTCCGAGCGTGCGAGGCGTAGGCTTCAATTCGCTCGGATGGGTGAACTTCAAGGATGTCTGGGTCACCAAGGCGATCTAG
- a CDS encoding flagellar protein — MSLNVDNCKRCGNIFQKYFSEYCPECYAFIRSELERSNTYLKNNRNVNLHELSEAVEVPITKLIKYINEGKIYSHDHPNLRYKCYFCDNQIHRGYLCKECALQFKLEVKHLFLEDGYEYDEQTNQVRHAGKHPDWNGGDKFTVGKVKKL, encoded by the coding sequence ATGTCATTGAACGTAGATAACTGCAAGCGCTGCGGGAATATTTTTCAGAAGTACTTTTCGGAATATTGCCCAGAATGCTATGCATTTATTCGGTCCGAGCTGGAGCGAAGCAACACCTACTTGAAGAACAATCGGAACGTCAACCTCCATGAGCTGAGTGAAGCCGTCGAAGTGCCGATTACCAAGCTGATTAAATATATCAATGAAGGCAAGATCTATTCGCACGATCATCCGAATTTGCGATACAAATGCTATTTCTGCGACAATCAAATTCACCGCGGATATCTCTGCAAGGAATGCGCGCTTCAATTCAAGCTGGAGGTCAAACATCTATTCTTGGAAGACGGCTATGAATATGATGAACAGACGAACCAAGTCCGCCATGCCGGCAAACATCCGGACTGGAACGGTGGGGATAAGTTCACCGTGGGCAAAGTCAAGAAACTGTAG
- a CDS encoding MGMT family protein translates to MQPFTISVIGILRSIPEGKVMTYGQVASAAGSPRAARQVVRVLHTLSGKYDLPWHRVVNKSGEIALQDGHSRSVQQSLLEAEGVEFTTDGCVSLEQYQWDES, encoded by the coding sequence ATGCAACCTTTTACTATATCTGTTATCGGCATTTTACGTTCAATTCCTGAGGGCAAAGTGATGACTTATGGACAAGTTGCTAGTGCTGCAGGGAGTCCGCGTGCTGCGAGGCAAGTCGTGCGCGTACTGCATACCCTGAGCGGGAAGTATGATTTGCCTTGGCACCGCGTCGTGAACAAGAGCGGCGAAATTGCGCTGCAAGATGGACATTCACGTTCGGTTCAGCAGTCGTTGTTAGAGGCGGAAGGGGTTGAATTCACCACCGATGGGTGTGTGAGCCTCGAACAATATCAATGGGACGAGTCTTAA
- a CDS encoding lipase family protein, with the protein MSANGYQVRMAIFLAAVCEQTYDQYSDPDGRFVVPYGYQSTAEISAKSFRGEWERFGFVLESESDIILAFRGTVSTSDWISDAIAMQTPFKFVNNAGLTHKGFTDIYSSARPQIMELLSKAPADKTVYITGHSLGGALATLCAIDVAANTAYTTPWVYTFGSPRVGDPAFSKAFIRQVKTSYRINNLVDAVTHIPPFIYKLPKRKKTVFYTHVRHSVSMLFQNGSPGNNHIIGSYYEALAKEDPLYARQLCMLNPGFCPD; encoded by the coding sequence ATGAGTGCGAATGGATATCAAGTACGAATGGCTATTTTTCTGGCGGCTGTCTGTGAGCAGACCTACGATCAATATAGTGATCCGGACGGACGATTCGTCGTCCCTTATGGATACCAATCTACAGCGGAAATCTCGGCCAAGTCCTTCCGCGGTGAATGGGAGCGCTTCGGCTTCGTGCTCGAGTCTGAGTCCGATATCATCCTTGCTTTTCGCGGGACCGTCTCGACCTCGGATTGGATCTCGGACGCTATTGCCATGCAGACGCCATTCAAATTCGTGAACAATGCCGGCCTCACGCACAAAGGGTTCACCGATATTTACAGCTCTGCGCGTCCACAGATTATGGAGCTGCTCAGCAAGGCTCCTGCAGACAAAACTGTGTATATTACTGGGCATAGTCTTGGCGGTGCGTTAGCTACGCTCTGTGCGATTGACGTCGCTGCGAACACCGCATATACGACCCCCTGGGTCTATACATTCGGCTCGCCGCGCGTCGGGGACCCCGCCTTCTCCAAAGCATTTATTCGTCAGGTGAAAACCAGCTACCGCATCAACAATCTCGTCGATGCCGTCACCCATATCCCGCCGTTCATTTACAAGCTTCCCAAGCGCAAAAAGACCGTCTTCTATACGCATGTCCGCCATTCCGTGTCGATGCTCTTCCAGAACGGATCGCCAGGCAACAACCACATTATTGGCAGTTATTACGAAGCCCTCGCCAAAGAAGACCCGCTCTACGCACGTCAGCTCTGCATGTTGAATCCCGGCTTCTGTCCGGATTAA